CATATCAAGACCGAGTTCGCGCTCAGCGGCGATGAAAATCTCCTCTTTCCGCGGACCAAAATCTTCTTGTTCCGGATCGTGCAGGAAGCGTTGAGCAACGTGCAAAAGCACGCCAAGGCTGGCCGCGTCCAAGTTCGACTGGACATCGGGCTCGACCTGTTGACCGTCACGATCGCGGACGACGGGATCGGGTTCGACATGGAGGCTGTTGCGCGCGATCCGGAGAAGTGGGACCATTTCGGCATCCGCGGCATCGTGGAGCGGGCGCGGCTGGTCGGGGGAGAAGCGAGGATCGACTCGAAGAAAGGACGGGGAACGCAGGTGGTGGTGCGCGTCCCCCTCGTGAAGAAGGAGGCGGCCCGGCATGGAAAAAATTAAGGTGTTGATCGCGGACGACCATCGCGTGGTGCGGGAAGGGCTCGCCGCCATCCTCAAGACGAAAGAGGACATTCAAGTCGTCGGGGAGGCCCAGGACGGGCTCGAGGCGATCGAAAAGGCCCGAGCCTTGCTTCCGGACGTGATCCTGATGGACGTCAGCATGCCCAGGATGGGCGGCGTAGAGGCCACGAGACAGATCAAGCGCGAGTTCCCGCACATGGGAATCGTCGCGCTGACCATGTACGAGGAACAGCAGTACATCTTCGACCTGGTTCGCGCCGGCGCGACCGGCTATCTCCTGAAAGACTCCGAGTCGTCCCAGATCGTGGCGGCCATCCGCGCCATCTATCGCGGAGAGTCGCTGATTCACCCGTCGGTCGCCAGCAAGATCCTCGCGGAGTTCTCATTGATGGCGCAGAAGAAGGGGAAAAAGCCGTCGTGGGTGGAACACGATTTAACGGAACGGGAGATCACCGTGCTGCGGCTCGTCGCGGACGGGAAGACCAATAAAGAGATCGCCAACAGCCTGGACTTGAGCGAAAAAACGGTGAAGAACCACGTGCGGAATATCTTTCACAAGCTCCAAGTCTACGATCGCACACAGGCCGCGATCCTGGCGATCCGGAAGGGGCTCATTGAACTCGAGCCGAGGCCGTGAGGCGCAGACATCTAAAATTCCCCGTGAAAAAGCCACACGTGTGAGTTTTTTACAACAAGACCATTTATCCAGCCTGAACGAATCTGCTAAACGATTTCATAGCGTTACAGAGTTTTCGAGAGCATACCGCTATGGCATGCCCGTTGCTATGTCCTTTCCCGGTCTTCATAGGGGCGTTCAGATCCGATGCGTTCTCAGCACACGATCGCGGACACGGTTTCCTGCTCAGGAGTGGGCCTTCACACCGGTCAGCCTGTCACGCTCACCCTTCGACCGGCGCCGCCGGACACGGGTACCGTCTTTCTTGTTCGGAACGGGTCTTCCCATATCGCGCTCGGCGCTTCGGTCGAGAACCTGGCCTCGACCGAACTCTGCACGGCGATCAGCGGTCAGGGCTCCCAGGTCAAGACCATCGAGCATATCCTCGCCGCGCTCGCCGGCTTGGAAGTCGATAACGTCTATGTTGAACTGGACGCCGGAGAAGTGCCGGTGATGGACGGCAGCGCCGGACCCTTTGTGCAGATGGTCCGAGCGGCGGGGATCATCCCGCAACACCGTCCTCAGCCGTTCTTAAAGATCACCCAACCGATCGAGGTCGTTGACGGATCGAAGCGGATCAGAATCGAGCCCAGCTCGACGCCGCGGATCACGTACTCCATTCAGTACAGCCATCCTCTGATTCAGACGCAGAGTTATAGTTACGACCATTCCGTCTCGGCGTTCGAACGGGACATCGCCGACGCCAGGACTTTTGGCTTCCTGCACGAAGTCGAAGCGCTTTGGTCGAGAGGCCTCGCCAAAGGCGGTTCGCTCGACAACACGATCGTCCTGACCCGCGACGGGGTCCTGAACACGTCCGGTCTCCGGTATCAGGATGAGTTCGTTCGGCACAAGGTGCTCGATTTGATCGGAGACATCGCCTTGCTGGGCGTTCCGTTCATCGGCCATCTGATCGCCGAACGGTCCGGACATGCCCTCCACACCAAGCTGGTGGAACACATTCTTCAGCAGCCCGACAAATGGGTGTTACTGAACCTGCACGAGGGCAGCGCCGCCTCCGCTTCTCGCCCCGTGGTCAACGTCCCTCGGCCGGCCTATGGCCTGGCCATGCACGCCTCCACCGTCCAATAATCTCTCTTCATCCTTTGAAAACGGGCTCGGGGCCAGAGGCCCTGGGCTAGAGGTCGGAGTCTCTTCCCCTCTTGCCCCAAGCCTCTTTCCTCTCGCCCTCTCATGATGTTCATCGTGTGTGGGTGAGCCATCGCTCATGGGGACTGTGTAGGAAAAGCCGTCAGCGGTCAGCTCTCAGCCGTCGGCTTCACTCCCACCCTCCCCTCCCCCTTCAAGGGGGAGGGTCTCGGGGAGGGGATTTTTCATGGTGCGGAGTGAGCTCAACGCTCTTAGAAACCGTCGTGAAGAGGCGATCGTGGTAAGAGAAAAAAGAACGCCGGAGGCAAGTGGCCTCACCCCCGGCGTTGAACCGAGGCGGGGTTACTTCTTCTTCTTCTTCGCTGCCTTCTTCGTCGCCAAGACTCTCACCTCCCTTCGCGATTAGAAACACGACCCCGCCGACGTCAGCTTACACGGCTTCGGTCAGAGGGATTTCCAGCGCCTCAAATGTGTTGGGGCCCACTTTTCTGAACCGCTTATCGCGCTTCAATGATGTCGCGACCGACGTCAGCGGCGTTTTCCCTTTGATTTGCAATCCACCCTCGACAAGACGTTGCAACAATTCCTTCGCGTGCATCGCCCGGTTGGCTTCGCGGAGAATCTGATAGGCGGCCTCGGGCACGCTTTTCCCGACGTACTTGGTGCGGCCCAGCAGGATCTCCCGAGATTGATCCGTAACGTCCGTGACCGGAAGCGGACGGGCCCCCTTCTCATCGGTGATGATTTGGCTGGAAAGGCTGGCGAGCTTTGCTTTGTCGGCTTCCACCCGGTAGAGAGTCTCGGCGAGTTCGAGATACTTTTTGATCGTCGCAATTTCTTCATCGAGGCGTCGGCGCTTTTTCTCCAACTCCTGCAGGCGGTTGCGATAAGCGCTGATTCGCTGCTCCAGACCGACCAGGATGTCTGTCAATTCTTCCACAAGCCCCACCTCTCAGAAGCATGCTTGCTTTATAGCATTGCTTTGCGTATTTGTCAACTAAAAACATTACAAGTCTCAAATATATTCATCGATCATCCAACATGCTCACGAATCCAGTATGCATTTAAAAGCAAGAAAAGCCTTGCTCAATAAGGCTTATAGTTCATCACATGCAATTTTTCAAATGGTTACGAGTTAATGCAGGAAGAGCCTCACGCCAACCACGGTCCTGAATAATCCTGGGCTCGGCTTCTTGTTGATTCTCGCACGAACTCGATCGGCTATCGCCCGCGCCGGCGTTCCTGCAGTCGTTCCGTGTTATGATCGGGCACGATGAGCGACGTGATACCTCCCCTCTCTGTCTCCTTTTGCGACAGTCTCAAGACCATCGCTGTGGAAGCGGCCCGGAAGGCCGGTGCGATCCTGCAGCAGCATGCGCGCTCGGGCTTTCGGATCGAATACAAGAACGTCGTGAACCTGGTAACCGATGCGGACCACCGGGCCGAGCAGGCGATCGTCGATTGCATCAAGGCTGCCCACCCCTCGCACCGGATCTTTGCCGAAGAGCGAGGGCGACAGATCGGCGACCCTTCTCCGTTTCAGTGGATCATCGATCCATTGGACGGAACCACGAACTTCGCGCACGGGTATCCCGCCTACTGCGTGTCGATCGGCCTGGAATACGACGGACAGTGTCTGCTGGGAGTGGTGTACGATCCGACGAGAGACGAGCTGTTCACGGCCGTGGCCGGACAGGGCGCGTACCTGAACGGCGCCCGCATTCATATCTCCGCCGTGCAACGGCTCGATCAGGCCCTGCTCGTCACGGGCTTTGCCTACGACATCCGGGACACGCCGGCCAACAATTTGGATCACTTCGCCCGATTCGCGTTGCGCGCGCAAGGGCTGCGGCGCACGGGCACGGCCGCGCTCGACCTGTGCTATGTCGCCGCCGGTCGATTCGACGGCTTCTGGGAACTGAAGCTGCAGCCATGGGACATGGCGGCCGGAACGGTGATCCTCCGGGAGGCGGGCGGGCGAGTGTCGAATTTCAAAGGCGGGCCGCTCTCAATCTACGATCAGGAACTGGTGGCCAGTAACGGGCTGATCCATGAAGCCATGCTGGCGGTCCTGGCGCTGGGCTGAACGCCGGCGGCGACTTCCCGGACCGCACCCGGTGTACAGGAGCCGACGAGATGGGCTAAGATGCGTCATCACGCATTCTACAGGGGGGCACCATGGCAACCTATGTTCCGCCCGGCCAGGTCAGTCAGCCGGCTCAGAAAAACCCCGACGTGTGGGATGTCGAACTGCTCCGCGTGCTCGTATCCCGAAACGGCAAGCAAGTTAGCGCCGAGTGGGCGATTCATCCTCAGCTCAAACACGACCTCCTGCCGCATGAATGGAGCGAAGTGAAGGACCTCATGGCCAAGGTCACCGCCATCGTCGGCGCCCGCTTCTCCCGGGTCTTGTCGGAGGTGGAACCCGATCCGCCGGGCAACGCCTGAGAGCCTCCTCGCCCCTTGGGGCTTGCCCGGAGCTCACATCGTGAGATTGTCCGCCACGTTCCGCATCTGAACGCCGTGCACCAGCGAGGCGCCGCCCCGGATGGCGCATGCGACATGGACGGCTTCCGTCATCTCCTCCACGTTCGAGCCTTTTTCGAGACACGCCTGCGTGTACGCGTCGATGCAGTAGGGGCACTGCACGGCATGGGCCACGCCGAGCGCAATGAGCGCCTTTTCCCGCTCCGTCAGCGTTCCCTCAGCAAACACGGCGTTGTAATAGCTCATGAACTTTTCCCACAATTCCTTGTTGCCCTTGCCCATGTCGGCGAACTTACCCAAGTCTTTGGGATGGTAATAGG
This genomic window from Nitrospirota bacterium contains:
- a CDS encoding response regulator transcription factor; amino-acid sequence: MEKIKVLIADDHRVVREGLAAILKTKEDIQVVGEAQDGLEAIEKARALLPDVILMDVSMPRMGGVEATRQIKREFPHMGIVALTMYEEQQYIFDLVRAGATGYLLKDSESSQIVAAIRAIYRGESLIHPSVASKILAEFSLMAQKKGKKPSWVEHDLTEREITVLRLVADGKTNKEIANSLDLSEKTVKNHVRNIFHKLQVYDRTQAAILAIRKGLIELEPRP
- the lpxC gene encoding UDP-3-O-acyl-N-acetylglucosamine deacetylase → MRSQHTIADTVSCSGVGLHTGQPVTLTLRPAPPDTGTVFLVRNGSSHIALGASVENLASTELCTAISGQGSQVKTIEHILAALAGLEVDNVYVELDAGEVPVMDGSAGPFVQMVRAAGIIPQHRPQPFLKITQPIEVVDGSKRIRIEPSSTPRITYSIQYSHPLIQTQSYSYDHSVSAFERDIADARTFGFLHEVEALWSRGLAKGGSLDNTIVLTRDGVLNTSGLRYQDEFVRHKVLDLIGDIALLGVPFIGHLIAERSGHALHTKLVEHILQQPDKWVLLNLHEGSAASASRPVVNVPRPAYGLAMHASTVQ
- a CDS encoding winged helix-turn-helix domain-containing protein, with protein sequence MEELTDILVGLEQRISAYRNRLQELEKKRRRLDEEIATIKKYLELAETLYRVEADKAKLASLSSQIITDEKGARPLPVTDVTDQSREILLGRTKYVGKSVPEAAYQILREANRAMHAKELLQRLVEGGLQIKGKTPLTSVATSLKRDKRFRKVGPNTFEALEIPLTEAV
- a CDS encoding inositol monophosphatase family protein is translated as MSDVIPPLSVSFCDSLKTIAVEAARKAGAILQQHARSGFRIEYKNVVNLVTDADHRAEQAIVDCIKAAHPSHRIFAEERGRQIGDPSPFQWIIDPLDGTTNFAHGYPAYCVSIGLEYDGQCLLGVVYDPTRDELFTAVAGQGAYLNGARIHISAVQRLDQALLVTGFAYDIRDTPANNLDHFARFALRAQGLRRTGTAALDLCYVAAGRFDGFWELKLQPWDMAAGTVILREAGGRVSNFKGGPLSIYDQELVASNGLIHEAMLAVLALG
- a CDS encoding arsenosugar biosynthesis-associated peroxidase-like protein; the protein is METYYHPKDLGKFADMGKGNKELWEKFMSYYNAVFAEGTLTEREKALIALGVAHAVQCPYCIDAYTQACLEKGSNVEEMTEAVHVACAIRGGASLVHGVQMRNVADNLTM